DNA from Acidobacteriota bacterium:
ATCACTTCTGGCCCGCTACTTCAGACGCTTCGACGTGGCGGCGCCATCCGGGGGCGCAGTATGCACCCGTCGGATGTCGCCCGTATCGTGAAGCGGTACGCGGAAGCTGTCGGACTCGACCCGTCGGATTACTCGGGGCACTCCCTGAGGGCGGGATTCGTGACCAGCGCTGCCATCCATCGGGCGCGCCTGGACAAGATCATGGAGGTCACCAGACACACCAGCCCCCGCACGGTCCTTCGCTACGTCCGGCAGGCGAACGCGTTCGAGGACCATGCAGGCGCGGCGTTTCTTTGAGCGACTTGGGGATCGCGAGGAAGAGCGGGATTGTCCCCATAGCGCGAGGGAAGCGCGATTTCACACGCTCGATGCACGGAGGTATGGGGGCATTTGGGCTTGTACCAGGTGCCTGAGAAGGCGGCTTCCGTTCCCGAGCGCGACGGAATCGTGATTCAGCACTTGACAACGGTCCTTAGCGAGGGTTGGTAGCCGCGAACACCGCGATGGAGTTCAGGTGCCGGGCAGCCACATTGCCTCTGGGCTTTACCGTCCTGAGGACGACGTGGCGCCGGACCGGCCGCCATTGACGGCCCTGAGGGGCACCATCCGCTCTTCAGTCAACAACTATCGGGGCGTGGATGTTCCGTTGCCCTGCGCCAGGGCGAGTGACCTTCGCCCCCTCGGAAGAGTCCGGCTACTCGGCGGCCCTACGCCAGAACTCTTCCGCCAGATCGCCCGCGAGGACGATCTCGGGGCGCAGTTCGACGTTGAAGCGGTCCCGCACGGCCCGGTGGGCCATGATCATCAGATCGAGGATGTCGGCAGCTCGTGCGTTCTCCTGGTTGACGATCACGTTCGCGTGGCGCCGGCTGATTTCGGCGCCGCCGCTGCTCGCGCCCTTGAGACCGCAGGCCTCGATCAACCGGCCGGCGAAGTCGCCCTCCGGGTTGCGGAACACGGAGCCGGCGTTCGGATTGCCCGACGGCAGGCTCTCCCAGCGCCGGCGGTTCAGTTCGTTGATCCGCTTGAGCGCCGAGGCGCCGTCACCCCGGCGGAGCCGAAACTCGGCGTGAGTGACGATCGCTTCCGTTCCCTGGAGACTCGTCGTCCGGTAGCCGGGCTCGAGGTCCGCGGTGGTCAGGGTTTCTACGGACCGGCCGGGCCGCGCCACGCGCACTTCGGCGAGCACGTCCCGGATCTCCGTGCCGTAACAGCCCGCGTTCATGACGACCGCGCCGCCGACGGTCGACGGAAAACCGGACAGCGCCTCGAGGCCGAGCAGGCCCTGTTTCGCCGTGTCCCGTGCCAGCCTGGCGAGGGTGACGCCGGCCCCGGCCCGCACCGTTTCACCCTCGACCTCGACCTGTTCCAGTTCCCCGCGGAGGCGGCAGACGATGCCCCGCATGCCGCCGTCCGGGAAGAGGACGTTCGAACCGTGGCCGTGGAGGTGGAGTTCCAGCGCTGCCTTCCGGGCGACGGTCAGTACTTCGGTGAGCGCCGCCTCGGACTCGACCCGCACGAAGAGCTCGGCCGGGCCGCCGATCCGAAGCGTGGTGACGGAAGCGAGGCGCACCGCTTCCCGGACCTCGACGCCGGGGATCGAGGCGAGCCGATCCCGTGTCTTCAGGTTGACGCCCTCGGGGGCCTGCAATACGCTGACCGCGCCCTTGTCGATGCCGGCTGTCACGTTCCTCTACGCCACGTCGCCGAGCGTCCGCAGCGGTCAACTCCCGACCTTCGTTCAACCGACTGACGATCCAGGGGAGCGCCGAACCGGTCGCGCGGGAGTATAGCCACGCGCGCACTCCGGCCATGCCGCCGGCTCGTGCCGATGGCCGTCTCCAAGGCTCTTCGCTGGCAACCCCAAAGGTCCGCCAAGCCTCCATCAGCTACTCAGGAGAAAGCAACCCATGAAGCAGAGCCGCGCGAACGCGAAGAAGGGAGCCGGCCGGCAGGAGGCCATCTCGGGCGCGCTCACCCAGATCGAACGGCAGTTCGGCAAGGGCGCGATCATGCGCCTCGGTGAACAGGAGAACCTCGGCATCGAGTCGATTTCGACCGGATCACTCGCCGTCGACCATGCCATCGGAACCGGCGGTTTCCCGCGGGGCCGCGTGGTCGAGGTCTACGGCCCCGAATCGAGCGGAAAGACCACGCTGGCCCTCTCGGTCACGGGGCAGGCCCAGCGCAGCGGCGGCACCGCCGCCTTCATCGATGCCGAGCACGCCCTCGACGCCGAGTACGCGGAGAAGATCGGCGTCAACATCGACGAACTCCTCGTTTCTCAGCCGGACAGCGGCGAGCAGGCCCTCGAGATCGCCGAGATGCTCGTGCGCTCGAACGCGCTCGACATCGTCGTGATCGACTCGGTCGCCGCGCTCGTGCCGCGCGCCGAGCTCGAAGGCGAGATGGGCGACTCCCACGTCGGCCTGCAGGCGCGACTCATGTCCCAGGCCCTCCGCAAGCTGACCGCGATCGTCGCCAAGTCGAGGACGACCCTCGTCTTCATCAACCAGATCCGCGAGAAGATCGGCGTCATGTTCGGGTCGCCCGAGACGACCACCGGCGGCCGCGCGCTCAAGTTCTACTCTTCCGTCCGCATCGACATCCGGCGCATCGCCGCGCTCAAGGACGGCGACCAGGTCGTCGGCTCGCGGGTCCGCGTCAAGGTGGTCAAGAACAAGGTCGCGCCGCCCTTCCGGGTCGCCGAGTTCGACATCGACTACGGCGAGGGCATTTCCCGCGTCGGCGAGTTGATCGACCTCGGCATCCAGCACAAGCGGGTCATGAAGAGCGGCGCCTGGTTCTCCGCCGGCGACACGAGGCTCGGCCAGGGCCGCGAGAACGCCAAGCAGTTCCTCCGCGACAACGCCGACCTCGCCGACGACATCGAAAGCCACCTCCGCTCTGAACTCGGCCTGCCGCCCATCGTCGTCGCACTCGGCGACCAGGCCGCCGCGGCCGGGTGACGATGTCGAACAGGCTATTCTCGGGTTCAAGCGGAGACAATCCGGATCGAGGGAAGGGAGAGTCATGAAGAGCATTGAGGATCGCGCATCGTGGTGGCCGTCGACTGCGCTGGCGTTGGCCGTTGCCGCCTTGTTGCTGCTGGCCGCTTGCGCGGGCGAAGGCGGTGTTGCCGCAGCGCGCGCCGGCTACATCGCGGAGATGGGGTCGTTCTCGGTCGTGCAGGCTCCCGCGATGGCCGAGGAGGCGACGGAAGACGCCGAGGCTGACGCCGAAGCAGAAGCAACCGAGGAAGCTGCCGCGCCGACCGAACCCGCGATGGTCACCGTTCTGCTCGACTTCCTGATTCACAACGAGGGCTCCGGCGCACTCGACGGCGTCACCGTCGACCTCACGATCGCCGATCCGGACGGCAACGAAAAGGAACGCCGGCTGCTCTGGGTGGAGACGGCCGGCCTGACCAAGGGCTCGCAACGGCAGGTCGCCCATGAACTGACCGACGTTGCCTACACCGACGGCGATGGCTTCCACGTCGAGGTCCGTCATCCGATCCCGATGGAAGAGCGCGGCGCCTACCGCGAGTTCGACGCCGAGAACTGAGCGGCCGCGCTTACGCGGAGCGCCCGCGCGATCGGGCGGCGCCGACCACGCAGGACTGAAGACCGTGCTCCACAAGCAACTTCGCGTCACCGCCACGCTGAATCTGGGCGGCGACATCGCCGCGACCGTGGGGGCCTTCTTCCTGGCCTGGTACCTGCGGTTCGTCCAGCCGGTGGTCGAGATCACGAAGTCGGTGCCCGACTTCGAGCCCTACCTCAGGATGTTGCCGTTCATCGTCCTGATCTGGCCCACCGTCTACTACTTCCACGGCCTCTACCGCATCCGCCGCGGGCACAGCCGGGTGGACGAGATGATCAGCATCGTCGTCGCCACCGTGCTGGCGCTGATCATCCTGACCTCGGTCCTGACCTTCGACCGTCTGACCCAGGCCGGCACGGACGATCCCTTTTCCTACAGCCGGGCGTTCTTCGCCCTGTTCGTGGTCACCGACATCTTCCTCGTCTCCTTCCTCCGGCTGATCACCCGCGCCTTCCTGCGCAGGTTCCGCCGCCGCGGGCACAACGTGCGCCGGATTCTCATCGTCGGCGCCGGCGACAGCGGCGAGGAGATCGCGGCCAAGCTGGTCCGCCACCGGGAACTCGGCTATGAAGTCGTCGGGTTCCTCGACGACGATCCGGAGAAGCTGCACGCCGAGATCGGCGGCGGCGTCCATGTCCTCGGCACCCTGGAGGACCTGGAAGAGACGATCGAACAACACGGCGTCGACCAGGTGATGATCGCCCTGCCCTTCGCCGCCCACCGAAAGATCCTCGACCTGCTCGACCGCATCGGCAACGAACTGATCGAGATCCGCCTCGTTCCGAACGTGCTCCAGTACGCCACGCTGCGCGCCGAGATCGAAGACGTTGACGGCACGCCGGTCATCAACCTCTCGCACGTGCCGATGGAGGGCTGGTCGAGCCTGGCCAAGCGCACGATGGACATCGTTCTCTCCGCCGCCGCGATGGTCGCACTCCTCCCGTTCCTGCCTGTCGTCATGCTGCTGATCAAGCTGGAGGACCGGGGCCCGCTCTTCTACCGCCAGGAGCGGATGGGCCTCGACGGCCGCTCCTTCATGATTCTCAAGCTCCGCTCGATGCGCGTGGGCGCCGAGTCCTCGACCGGCCCTGTCTGGGCAACGGAAGACGATCCCCGTCGCACCCGCATCGGCGCCTTCCTGCGCCGCTGGTCGATCGACGAACTGCCCCAGCTCTGGAACATCTTCCTCGGCGACATGTCCTGCGTCGGACCCCGTCCCGAACGCCCCGCCTTCGTCCGCGAGTTTCGCGACAAGATTCCCAACTACATGCTCCGCCACCGCGTGAAGTCCGGCCTGACGGGCTGGGCCCAGGTCCACGGCTGGCGCGGCAACACCTCCATCCGCAAGCGCATCCAGTACGACCTCTACTACATCGAGAACTGGAGCCTCCGCCTGGACCTCCAGATCCTCTGGCTCACCCTCCGCCGCGGCCTCACGAAGAACGCTTACTGACGTCGGTGTCTACGGTGCGGAGCCCCGCCGTTGAGTGCACCCGGGCTCTCAGTCACCGGCCTCCCGCAGGACGTCCCGGTAGATGTCCAGGGTACTCTCGGCGGCCTCCTCCCACCGGAAGCGCGCCGATCGTTGGCCGGCCCGGTCGGCCAGTTGCCTCGCGTGATCGCGGTCGCCCATGCAACGCTCGATCGCCCCGGCGATCTCCTTCACATCGAGCGGGTTCACGAGTTCCGCGTAGCCCTGGGCGATCTCCTTGAGCGACGACGTGTTCGACGTGATGACGGGTACACCGGAAGCCATCGCTTCGACGACGGGCAGTCCGAAGCCCTCGTAGAGGGTGGGATAGAGGAACAGGATCGCCCCCTGGTACAGGGCGGGAAGGACCTTGCCGTCCACGTGGCCCACCAGACGGACGTGATCGCCGACCCCGAGCTGGCGGGCTCGGCGCGCCAGCTTGAAGTTGCTGCCCGGGCGGGCGCCTACGCAGACGAGCGGAGCGTCGAAGCCGGCCCGCGACCGAGCGCGCGCGTAGGCCTTGATCACCCGGTCGAGGTTCTTGTGAGGCTTCGGGTTGCCGACGAACAGCAGGTAGGGCCGGCGTACGCCAACCTCGGCCAGGGAGGCGCGGAGTTCGTCTTCCGCCAGGGGCCGGCGGAAGCGGTCTTCGACCCCGTTGTAGACGACGCGGACCTTGTGCTCGTCGACGCTGAAGTAGTCGAGGACGTCGTTACGGGTGTTCTTCGACACGGCGACGATC
Protein-coding regions in this window:
- the murB gene encoding UDP-N-acetylmuramate dehydrogenase; protein product: MTAGIDKGAVSVLQAPEGVNLKTRDRLASIPGVEVREAVRLASVTTLRIGGPAELFVRVESEAALTEVLTVARKAALELHLHGHGSNVLFPDGGMRGIVCRLRGELEQVEVEGETVRAGAGVTLARLARDTAKQGLLGLEALSGFPSTVGGAVVMNAGCYGTEIRDVLAEVRVARPGRSVETLTTADLEPGYRTTSLQGTEAIVTHAEFRLRRGDGASALKRINELNRRRWESLPSGNPNAGSVFRNPEGDFAGRLIEACGLKGASSGGAEISRRHANVIVNQENARAADILDLMIMAHRAVRDRFNVELRPEIVLAGDLAEEFWRRAAE
- the recA gene encoding recombinase RecA — translated: MKQSRANAKKGAGRQEAISGALTQIERQFGKGAIMRLGEQENLGIESISTGSLAVDHAIGTGGFPRGRVVEVYGPESSGKTTLALSVTGQAQRSGGTAAFIDAEHALDAEYAEKIGVNIDELLVSQPDSGEQALEIAEMLVRSNALDIVVIDSVAALVPRAELEGEMGDSHVGLQARLMSQALRKLTAIVAKSRTTLVFINQIREKIGVMFGSPETTTGGRALKFYSSVRIDIRRIAALKDGDQVVGSRVRVKVVKNKVAPPFRVAEFDIDYGEGISRVGELIDLGIQHKRVMKSGAWFSAGDTRLGQGRENAKQFLRDNADLADDIESHLRSELGLPPIVVALGDQAAAAG
- a CDS encoding undecaprenyl-phosphate glucose phosphotransferase: MLHKQLRVTATLNLGGDIAATVGAFFLAWYLRFVQPVVEITKSVPDFEPYLRMLPFIVLIWPTVYYFHGLYRIRRGHSRVDEMISIVVATVLALIILTSVLTFDRLTQAGTDDPFSYSRAFFALFVVTDIFLVSFLRLITRAFLRRFRRRGHNVRRILIVGAGDSGEEIAAKLVRHRELGYEVVGFLDDDPEKLHAEIGGGVHVLGTLEDLEETIEQHGVDQVMIALPFAAHRKILDLLDRIGNELIEIRLVPNVLQYATLRAEIEDVDGTPVINLSHVPMEGWSSLAKRTMDIVLSAAAMVALLPFLPVVMLLIKLEDRGPLFYRQERMGLDGRSFMILKLRSMRVGAESSTGPVWATEDDPRRTRIGAFLRRWSIDELPQLWNIFLGDMSCVGPRPERPAFVREFRDKIPNYMLRHRVKSGLTGWAQVHGWRGNTSIRKRIQYDLYYIENWSLRLDLQILWLTLRRGLTKNAY
- a CDS encoding glycosyltransferase family 1 protein encodes the protein MPRIGIDARKVRDFGIGVYVTNLIHGLARIEGASGTPTGNEYILFVRPEDRDFALDLPPNFRCVVERSPVYSLREIGLMSWRIWRSRLDLYHATHYVLPAVVPCPTVVTIHDIIHLLYPGFLPNRAASFYAQGMFRHSVGRADRIVAVSKNTRNDVLDYFSVDEHKVRVVYNGVEDRFRRPLAEDELRASLAEVGVRRPYLLFVGNPKPHKNLDRVIKAYARARSRAGFDAPLVCVGARPGSNFKLARRARQLGVGDHVRLVGHVDGKVLPALYQGAILFLYPTLYEGFGLPVVEAMASGVPVITSNTSSLKEIAQGYAELVNPLDVKEIAGAIERCMGDRDHARQLADRAGQRSARFRWEEAAESTLDIYRDVLREAGD